From a single Nocardioides sp. dk884 genomic region:
- a CDS encoding EamA family transporter gives MAGLALVLDLFSGAQLSVVGVLWALGAMVGAASYFVISADESFGLPPMALAAGGLVVGTLVLGALGLLGVLPMTAGTAPAQYAVGEVSWWVPLLALGVVTAAIAYTTGIAAGRRLGSRLASFVALLEVVAAVGFAWLLLHELPGWIQLAGGLLVLVGVVGVKAGERTVVRVEPTI, from the coding sequence GTGGCCGGCCTGGCGCTGGTGCTGGACCTGTTCTCCGGTGCGCAGCTGAGCGTGGTGGGCGTGCTGTGGGCGCTCGGCGCGATGGTCGGGGCCGCGTCGTACTTCGTGATCTCCGCCGACGAGAGCTTCGGGCTGCCGCCGATGGCGCTCGCCGCCGGCGGGCTGGTCGTCGGCACCCTCGTGCTGGGCGCCCTCGGGTTGCTCGGCGTACTGCCGATGACGGCGGGGACCGCGCCCGCGCAGTACGCCGTCGGCGAGGTCTCCTGGTGGGTGCCGCTGCTCGCCCTGGGCGTGGTGACCGCGGCGATCGCCTACACCACCGGCATCGCCGCCGGCCGGCGCCTCGGCTCCCGGCTGGCGTCGTTCGTCGCGCTGCTCGAGGTCGTCGCCGCGGTCGGCTTCGCCTGGCTGCTGCTGCACGAGCTCCCCGGCTGGATCCAGCTCGCCGGTGGCCTGCTGGTGCTCGTCGGCGTCGTCGGCGTCAAGGCCGGCGAGCGCACGGTCGTCCGGGTCGAGCCCACGATCTGA
- a CDS encoding CGNR zinc finger domain-containing protein has translation MTFAHDTAVSLQAAVALANSALSPDTMTTIADLDEFYDEWEYTGRREGSRAELDEVRALRPRLRELLLAERDGAVDLVNAMLREGHALPQLVRHDSWDWHLHAVDPDAPLVTRICVETAMAMTDVIRADELSRLGICADEDCEGIVLDLSRNRSKRFCSVACGNRNAVAAYRARQSSVAAG, from the coding sequence GTGACCTTCGCTCATGACACGGCCGTGTCCCTGCAGGCCGCGGTCGCCCTGGCCAACTCGGCACTGTCCCCGGACACGATGACCACGATCGCCGACCTCGACGAGTTCTACGACGAGTGGGAGTACACCGGCAGGCGCGAGGGCAGCCGCGCCGAGCTCGACGAGGTGCGCGCCCTGCGCCCGCGCCTGCGCGAGCTGCTGCTCGCCGAGCGCGACGGGGCCGTCGACCTGGTCAACGCGATGCTCCGCGAGGGCCACGCGCTCCCCCAGCTGGTGCGCCACGACTCCTGGGACTGGCACCTCCACGCGGTGGACCCCGACGCGCCCCTGGTGACCCGGATCTGCGTCGAGACCGCGATGGCGATGACCGACGTGATCCGCGCCGACGAGCTGAGCCGCCTCGGCATCTGCGCCGACGAGGACTGCGAGGGCATCGTCTTGGACCTCTCGCGCAACCGCTCCAAGCGCTTCTGCTCGGTGGCATGCGGCAACCGCAACGCCGTGGCCGCCTACCGCGCGCGCCAGTCCTCGGTCGCGGCCGGCTGA
- a CDS encoding endo alpha-1,4 polygalactosaminidase: MRLLRTLAAAALTLVLGASVAPGSAVAGDADGVGETPAAAEPRPLPVGTDVDYQLGGVRPVPSRVGIVVRDRGAAPAPGRYNVCYVNGFQTQPDERRVWRARPGLVLRDAEGRRVADAEWGEWLLDLRTAAKRERLARVVGRWVRGCARDGFDAVELDNLDSFTRSGGLLTRGQAVAYARLLLRDAHAAGLAVGQKNLPGLRGSRIGFDFAVAEECGRYAECGRYAASYGRRVLAVEYRARDFRRTCRHRARAWAVVLRDRAVSPRGVRRWC; the protein is encoded by the coding sequence GTGCGGCTGCTCCGGACGCTGGCGGCGGCTGCGCTCACGCTGGTGCTGGGCGCCTCCGTGGCGCCGGGCTCGGCGGTGGCCGGGGACGCCGACGGGGTGGGGGAGACCCCTGCGGCGGCGGAGCCGCGGCCGCTGCCGGTCGGCACCGACGTCGACTACCAGCTCGGCGGCGTGCGCCCCGTGCCGTCCCGAGTGGGGATCGTGGTGCGTGACCGGGGCGCCGCGCCGGCACCCGGTCGCTACAACGTCTGCTACGTCAACGGCTTCCAGACCCAGCCCGACGAGCGTCGCGTCTGGCGCGCCCGCCCCGGGCTGGTGCTGCGCGACGCCGAGGGCCGCCGGGTGGCCGACGCCGAGTGGGGCGAGTGGCTGCTCGACCTGCGCACGGCGGCCAAGCGCGAGCGGCTGGCGCGGGTCGTCGGCCGGTGGGTCCGGGGCTGCGCGCGCGACGGCTTCGACGCCGTCGAGCTCGACAACCTCGACTCCTTCACCCGCAGCGGCGGGCTGCTGACCCGCGGCCAGGCGGTGGCCTACGCGCGGCTGCTCCTCCGTGACGCGCACGCGGCCGGGCTGGCCGTGGGGCAGAAGAACCTGCCCGGGCTGCGCGGCTCGCGGATCGGCTTCGACTTCGCGGTGGCCGAGGAGTGTGGCCGGTACGCCGAGTGCGGGCGCTACGCGGCGTCGTACGGTCGCCGGGTGCTGGCGGTGGAGTACCGCGCCCGGGACTTCCGCCGGACCTGCCGGCACCGGGCGCGGGCGTGGGCGGTCGTGCTGCGCGACCGTGCGGTGTCGCCGCGCGGGGTGCGTCGCTGGTGCTGA
- a CDS encoding glutaminase, protein MRSPIPDYLTEVLDACSPDDGGELASYVAELAQADPDRFALALATVDGAVYGVGDDEVPFSIQSISKPFAYALAIAEHGFDAVLERVGVEPSGDAFNELSLELGTGRPFNPMINAGALTVHAMLDDDLIARGFAAFAGRDLKVDEVVLASELATADRNRAIAFMLRSHGIVEGDAQDVVEGYTRQCSLLVTARDLALMAATLANGGVQPVTGERVVPHEVTRQVMAVMATCGMYDAAGDWFTSVGIPAKSGVAGGLIGALPGQAGLATFSPRLDKHGNSVRGVQVFERLSRDMGMHLMEVPPPARSLVRSRTRMPGDAGDGWVFELEGSVNFVGMERVLRHLSEEPPPDPGVLLDLTRVTEVRDVGRRMLLEAVRRLVGDGHEVTLLDPDAMLEAFPDDHADGDLDVGDGIEVPVLRRR, encoded by the coding sequence ATGCGCTCCCCGATCCCGGACTACCTGACCGAGGTGCTCGACGCCTGCAGCCCCGACGACGGCGGTGAGCTGGCCTCCTACGTCGCCGAGCTCGCGCAGGCCGACCCGGACCGGTTCGCCCTCGCCCTCGCGACCGTCGACGGCGCGGTGTACGGCGTCGGCGACGACGAGGTGCCGTTCTCGATCCAGTCGATCTCCAAGCCCTTCGCCTACGCCCTGGCGATCGCCGAGCACGGGTTCGACGCGGTGCTCGAGCGGGTCGGGGTCGAGCCCTCGGGCGACGCCTTCAACGAGCTGTCGCTGGAGCTCGGCACCGGGCGCCCGTTCAACCCGATGATCAACGCAGGCGCCCTCACGGTGCACGCGATGCTCGACGACGATCTGATCGCTCGCGGCTTCGCCGCCTTCGCGGGCCGGGACCTGAAGGTCGACGAGGTGGTCCTCGCCTCCGAGCTCGCCACCGCCGACCGCAACCGCGCGATCGCGTTCATGCTGCGCAGCCACGGCATCGTCGAGGGCGACGCCCAGGACGTGGTCGAGGGCTACACGCGCCAGTGCTCGCTGCTGGTCACTGCCCGCGACCTCGCGCTGATGGCCGCGACGCTGGCGAACGGTGGCGTGCAGCCGGTGACCGGCGAGCGGGTGGTCCCGCACGAGGTGACCCGTCAGGTGATGGCGGTGATGGCCACCTGCGGCATGTACGACGCGGCGGGCGACTGGTTCACCTCTGTGGGGATCCCGGCCAAGAGCGGCGTCGCGGGCGGGCTGATCGGTGCCCTGCCGGGCCAGGCAGGCCTCGCGACGTTCTCACCGCGCCTGGACAAGCACGGCAACTCGGTGCGCGGCGTACAGGTCTTCGAGCGCCTCTCGCGCGACATGGGGATGCACCTGATGGAGGTGCCCCCGCCCGCCCGTTCCCTGGTCCGCAGCCGCACCCGGATGCCCGGCGACGCCGGTGACGGATGGGTCTTCGAGCTCGAGGGGTCGGTGAACTTCGTGGGCATGGAGCGGGTGCTGCGCCACCTGTCCGAGGAGCCGCCGCCGGACCCGGGCGTGCTCCTGGACCTCACCCGCGTCACCGAGGTCCGTGACGTGGGCCGCCGGATGCTCCTGGAGGCGGTACGCCGCCTGGTGGGCGACGGCCACGAGGTCACGCTGCTCGACCCGGACGCGATGCTGGAGGCGTTCCCCGACGACCACGCCGACGGCGACCTGGACGTCGGGGACGGCATCGAGGTGCCGGTGCTCCGCCGTCGGTGA
- a CDS encoding SRPBCC family protein — translation MTHDTRLETSRTIAAPAADIFALLCDPHGHVAIDATGMLQDASGGPVRGAGDSFVVHMDRESLNDIPEMGRYDVTVTIRDFEPDRLISWTILGKVRPQIGHVYGYRLSPDPDHPDDPARTLVTSFYDWSDIHPDWAALDMFPVVSEAALRGTLGILDRTVRRGYPRPEQPRPTSEG, via the coding sequence GTGACCCACGACACCCGCCTGGAGACCTCGCGCACGATCGCTGCGCCCGCCGCCGACATCTTCGCCCTGCTCTGCGACCCCCACGGCCACGTGGCCATCGATGCGACCGGGATGCTCCAGGACGCGAGCGGTGGGCCGGTGCGTGGCGCCGGGGACAGCTTCGTGGTGCACATGGACCGCGAGTCGCTCAACGACATCCCCGAGATGGGCCGCTACGACGTCACGGTGACGATCCGCGACTTCGAGCCCGACCGGCTGATCTCCTGGACCATCCTGGGCAAGGTCCGCCCGCAGATCGGCCACGTCTACGGCTACCGGCTCTCCCCCGACCCCGACCATCCCGACGACCCGGCGCGGACCCTCGTCACGTCGTTCTACGACTGGTCCGACATCCACCCGGACTGGGCGGCCCTGGACATGTTCCCGGTCGTCTCCGAGGCCGCGCTGCGCGGGACGCTGGGCATCTTGGACCGCACGGTGCGCCGCGGCTACCCCCGACCGGAGCAGCCGCGGCCCACCAGCGAGGGCTGA
- a CDS encoding 3-hydroxyacyl-CoA dehydrogenase family protein: MTSAPATPAAPSRPFSTIGVVGLGTMGAGVAEVFARTGHRVVGVELDEETLARGRAHLEHSTARAVRGGKLSEAEQAEILGRITLTTSLKDLAEADLVLEAIPESMEAKKRVFRELDAIVGPDAILATNTSSLSVTDLSAATARPGRVVGTHFFNPAPVQDLVEVVRTVVTEQAVLDDVTALMSALGKTPVVCGDKAGFIANTLLFGYLNHAVSMYENKYASREDIDAAMRYGCGYPMGPLALLDLIGLDTAYEILDTMYKQGRDRLHAPAPILKQMVTAGLLGRKTGRGFYTYEGPDSPVVVPDDKTPSADARPQLRHDIAQVGVVGTGTMATGIVEVFAKAGFDVVYVGRSEAKVAGVRAAIEKSLDKAVQRGKLPEAAKGEVLARLTGATSLDELASVDIVVEAIAEDLEVKTTLFANLDEICKPGAILATTTSSLPIITCAQATSRPRDVVGMHFFNPAPIMKLVEVVSTVATDEAVTETTRALCEKVGKVAVSCTDRAGFIVNALLFPYLNDAVRMLEAHYAGADDIDTAMKLGCALPMGPFELLDVVGNDVSLAIQRELYLEFREPGFAPAPLLEHLVTAGYLGRKTGRGFRDHSRR; this comes from the coding sequence ATGACGAGCGCCCCCGCAACGCCCGCAGCCCCCTCCCGTCCCTTCTCGACCATCGGCGTGGTCGGACTCGGCACCATGGGTGCCGGGGTCGCCGAGGTCTTCGCCCGCACCGGCCACCGCGTCGTCGGTGTCGAGCTCGACGAGGAGACGCTCGCCCGGGGCCGCGCCCACCTCGAGCACTCCACCGCCCGCGCCGTGCGCGGCGGCAAGCTCAGCGAGGCCGAGCAGGCCGAGATCCTCGGGCGGATCACGCTCACCACCTCGCTGAAGGACCTCGCCGAGGCCGACCTGGTGCTGGAGGCGATCCCGGAGTCGATGGAGGCCAAGAAGCGGGTCTTCCGCGAGCTCGACGCGATCGTCGGTCCGGACGCGATCCTGGCGACCAACACGTCCTCGCTGTCGGTGACCGACCTGTCCGCGGCCACCGCGCGGCCGGGCCGGGTCGTGGGCACCCACTTCTTCAACCCCGCCCCCGTGCAGGACCTCGTGGAGGTCGTGCGCACGGTCGTGACCGAGCAGGCGGTCCTCGACGACGTCACCGCGCTGATGAGCGCGCTCGGCAAGACCCCGGTGGTGTGCGGCGACAAGGCCGGCTTCATCGCCAACACGCTGCTCTTCGGCTACCTCAACCACGCGGTGTCGATGTATGAGAACAAGTACGCCTCCCGCGAGGACATCGACGCCGCGATGCGCTACGGCTGCGGCTACCCGATGGGCCCGCTGGCGCTGCTGGACCTGATCGGCCTCGACACGGCGTACGAGATCCTGGACACGATGTACAAGCAGGGTCGCGACCGCCTGCACGCCCCGGCGCCGATCCTCAAGCAGATGGTCACCGCGGGCCTGCTGGGCCGCAAGACCGGGCGCGGGTTCTACACCTACGAGGGCCCCGACAGCCCGGTCGTCGTCCCCGACGACAAGACACCGTCCGCCGACGCGCGCCCGCAGCTGCGCCACGACATCGCCCAGGTCGGGGTCGTCGGCACCGGCACGATGGCCACCGGCATCGTCGAGGTGTTCGCCAAGGCGGGCTTCGACGTCGTGTACGTCGGGCGCTCGGAGGCGAAGGTCGCCGGGGTCCGCGCCGCGATCGAGAAGTCCCTGGACAAGGCGGTGCAGCGCGGCAAGCTGCCGGAGGCGGCCAAGGGCGAGGTGCTGGCCCGGCTGACCGGCGCCACCTCCCTCGACGAGCTCGCGTCCGTCGACATCGTGGTGGAGGCGATCGCTGAGGACCTGGAGGTCAAGACGACGCTGTTCGCCAACCTCGACGAGATCTGCAAGCCCGGCGCGATCCTGGCCACCACGACGTCCTCGCTGCCGATCATCACCTGCGCGCAGGCGACCAGCCGCCCGCGCGACGTGGTCGGCATGCACTTCTTCAATCCCGCGCCGATCATGAAGCTGGTCGAGGTGGTCTCCACCGTCGCCACCGACGAGGCGGTCACCGAGACCACCCGGGCGCTGTGCGAGAAGGTCGGCAAGGTCGCCGTCAGCTGCACCGACCGGGCGGGCTTCATCGTCAACGCGCTGCTGTTCCCCTACCTCAACGACGCGGTGCGGATGCTCGAGGCGCACTACGCCGGCGCCGACGACATCGACACCGCGATGAAGCTGGGCTGCGCGCTGCCGATGGGCCCCTTCGAGCTGCTCGACGTGGTCGGCAACGACGTGTCGCTGGCGATCCAGCGCGAGCTCTACCTGGAGTTCCGCGAGCCCGGCTTCGCGCCGGCGCCGCTGCTGGAGCACCTGGTGACCGCGGGGTACCTCGGTCGCAAGACCGGGCGCGGGTTCCGCGACCACTCGCGTCGCTAG